One Prunus dulcis chromosome 8, ALMONDv2, whole genome shotgun sequence DNA window includes the following coding sequences:
- the LOC117637997 gene encoding serine/threonine-protein kinase ATR isoform X4 — protein MWILSRLNVKRYPETNLSQSIFNQMYAWIPWAKRENSVALDISIYLEGIHSMLLSQSPLAMGSMQNKDVDADLMHVVKLPWTHSLVNNTGPHHPWKTKCTSVQVACKLGHRTGTETQLEVLDLSLNDEFEEVNIEAIISMPVIVIWSGFGGLSRIFRRLEFLRGERPEKVRNIIPFSLGLLSCLYGSCNDGDGTNRSQCKLVLNMKNEKHGRTADSLLQGFWCSKCDRSVRQNTAVYSKVICPPDMNSREMSLDCNFSHLQSLFLELLYDESEEVQVACVKNIYRILVHGGRDNLIKSRFEWIKCVKYLLLNGKNAVRDAFCTQISSFLDDSVMSYLFLDEDTSNKSKEAEFFNIIEHAFSETKDPQIFETLLESTAEIMIAVDIHSQLFLFSLFLLVDQLDNPHMTVRMNASRLIHKACYFHLKGGFEQILLKVVHVRNELFDYLSARLSSRPSMVKEFTESILGIETEDLVKKMIPVVLPKLVVSQQDDKQALDTLYELAKCLNTDLVPLVVNWLPKVLAFVLHRADVRELAVALQFYHTQTGSDKQEIFAAALPALLDELICFLDGGDSDEINRRLARVPEMIKEVARVLTGGEDLPSFLRNHFVGLLNSIDRKMLHAEDFSLQKQALQRIEMLIKMMGSHLNTYVPKLMVLLMHAIGKEALQSEGLSVLYFFIVQLVKVSPASTKHVISQVFAALIPFLERNEENPIHLDKVVKILEELVLNNRVILKQNVREFPPLPGIPSLIEVNKAIQEARGSMTLKDRLRDVVDGLNHESLNVRYMVVCELSKLLSLKQEEVTALITAESGTDMDILSSLITSLLRGCAEESRTAVGQRLKLVCADCLGALGAVDPAKVQGFSCQRFKIECSDDDLIYELIHKHLARAFRAAPDTIIQDSAALAIQELLKIAGCEASLDENAAASTSGTPKDKEPLNVDASGIMGIDGSSKMNRRGQILWDRFSNYVKEIIAPCLTSRFQLPNVADSSFAGPIYRPSMSFRRWIFYWIRKLTAHATGSRGSIFNACRGIVRHDMQTAIYLLPYLVLNAVCHGTEEARHGITEEILCVLDIAASDNSGDAVHGVNGGKNEVCIQAVFTLLDNLGQWVDDIKQELALSQSFQSVASKQQASKTKDKIHNSLKNQDHLLVQCTYVSKLLSAIPRVSLARASFRCQAYARSLMYYESYVRGKSGSFNPASERSGIFDDDDVSYLMEIYSSLDEPDGLSGFACLRKSMRLQLQDQLLINKKAGNWAEALTSCEQALQMEPTSVQRHSDVLNCLLNMCHLQAMVTHVDGLISRIPQYKKTWCMQGVQAAWRLGRWDLMDEYLSGADEEGLLCSSSESNASFDMDVAKILQALMKKDQFSVDERIALSKQALIAPLAAAGMDSYVRAYPFVVKLHLLRELEDFHTLLADDSFLEKSFQLGDHGFSQVMENWENRLRFTQPSIWAREPLLAFRRLVFASSALGAQVGNCWLQYAKLCRMAGHYETANQAILEAQSTDAPNVHMEKAKLLWSTRRSDGAIAQLQQSLLNMPVEIVGSSAISSITSLSLVPLNLPPLVCDTQSLNENRDIAKTLLLYSRWIHYTGQKQKEDVLSLYSRVRELQPKWEKGYFYMAKYCEEVLADARKRQEENIELGPGKMPTSSDIVGSSNLKTEKLWWSYVPDVLLFYAKGLHRGHKNLFQALPRLLTLWFDFGSMYLTSGTSSDKDLKSVHMKVMSIMRGCLKDLPTYQWLTVLPQLVSRICHQNEEVVRLVKNIITSVLRKYPQQALWIMAAVSKSTVPSRREAAAEILHAARKEFSQGNTGSNLFVQFASLIDHLIKLCFHAGQPRAKTINISTEFSALKRMMPLGIIMPIQQSLTVSLPTYDGKLTDSLRSDIFSATDLPTISGISDEAEILSSLQRPKKIVLMGSDGIERPFLCKPKDDLRKDARMMEFTAMINRLLSKYPESRRRKLYIRTFAVIPLTEDCGMVEWVSHTRGLRHILQDIYINCGKFDRQKTNPQIKRIYDQCHGKIPEDEMLKDKILPMFPPVFHKWFLTTFSEPAAWFRARIAYAHTTAVWSMVGHIVGLGDRHGENILFDSTTGDCVHVDFSCLFDKGLQLEKPELVPFRLTQNMIDGLGITGYEGIFLRVCEITLSVLRMHKETLMSVLETFIHDPLVEWTKSHKLSGVEVQNPHAQRAISNIEARLQGVVVGVGAAPSLPLAVEGQARRLIAEAVSHKNLGRMYIWWMPWF, from the exons ATGTGGATACTTTCAAGATTAAACGTCAAAAG ATACCCAGAGACCAATCTGTCACAAAGCATCTTTAATCAGATGTATGCATGGATACCCTGG GCAAAGCGAGAAAATTCAGTTGCACTTGATATTTCCATCTACCTGGAAGGAATTCACAGCATGTTGCTTTCACAGA GTCCCTTAGCAATGGGGAGTATGCAAAATAAGGATGTTGATGCAGACCTTATGCATGTCGTAAAGCTTCCATGGACCCATTCTCTTGTAAATAATACTGGCCCTCATCATCCGTGGAAAACTAAATGCACCTCTGTTCAAGTTGCATGCAAACTTGGTCATAGAACAGGAACTGAAACTCAGCTTGAAGTCTTGGATTTGAGCCTTAATGATGAATTTGAAGAAGTTAATATTGAAGCTATAATTTCGATGCCTGTGATTGTCATTTGGTCTGGTTTTGGTGGGCTGTCACGTATATTCAGAAGGCTTGA GTTCTTGAGGGGAGAGAGACCTGAGAAGGTTAGGAATATTATTCCCTTTTCCCTTGGTCTTTTGTCCTGCCTTTATGGATCTTGTAATGATGGAGATGGCACAAATAGAAGCCAGTGTAAGTTagttttaaatatgaaaaatgagaAACATGGTCGAACGGCAGATTCTTTACTGCAAGGATTCTGGTGTTCAAAGTGTGACAGAAGTGTTAGACAAAATACTGCGGTATATTCAAAAGTCATATGCCCCCCTGATATGAACAGCAGAGAAATGAGTTTGGATTGTAATTTTTCCCATCTGCAGTCTCTATTTCTTGAACTTCTTTATGATGAATCAGAAGAGGTTCAAGTTGCTTGTGTGAAAAATATTTACCGAATACTTGTACATGGGGGCAGAGACAATCTGATTAAGTCAAGATTTGAATGGATTAAATGTGTTAAATATTTACTTCTTAATGGAAAGAATGCTGTAAGAGATGCATTCTGCACCCAGATTAGTTCATTCCTTGATGATTCTGTAATGAGTTACTTATTTCTTGATGAGGACACAtcaaataaaagtaaagaagCAGAGTTTTTTAACATAATCGAGCATGCCTTCTCAGAAACTAAAGATCCTCAAATCTTTGAGACTCTTTTGGAATCTACAGCAGAAATAATGATTGCAGTTGACATTCACAGTCAACTattcttgttttctctttttttgttggttgatCAGCTTGATAATCCACACATGACAGTGAGAATGAATGCATCAAGGCTGATACACAAAGCTTGCTACTTTCATCTGAAAGGGGGATTTGAACAAATCCTTTTGAAAGTTGTCCACGTTCGAAATGAACTATTTGATTATCTGTCTGCGAGGCTGTCTAGCCGTCCAAGTATGGTCAAAGAGTTTACAGAATCAATTCTTGGTATTGAAACTGAAGATCTTGTCAAGAAAATGATTCCTGTTGTTCTTCCGAAGCTTGTAGTGTCTCAGCAGGATGATAAACAAGCACTTGACACCTTATATGAACTGGCTAAGTGCTTAAACACTGATTTGGTGCCTCTTGTAGTTAATTGGCTACCAAAAGTGCTAGCTTTTGTTCTCCATCGAGCAGATGTGAGAGAGTTAGCTGTTGCTTTGCAATTTTACCATACGCAGACTGGTTCTGACAAACAAGAGATCTTCGCTGCTGCATTACCGGCCCTTTTAGACGAACTCATATGCTTTTTAGATGGAGGTGATTCAGATGAGATAAACAGAAG GTTAGCAAGAGTTCCTGAGATGATAAAAGAGGTTGCGAGAGTTCTAACTGGTGGTGAAGATCTTCCCAGCTTTTTGAGGAATCATTTTGTTGGCCTTCTTAACAGTATTGATAGAAAGATGCTCCATGCAGAAGACTTTTCACTGCAGAAACAAGCCTTACAACGCATTGAGATGCTAATTAAAATGATGGGTTCTCACCTTAATACTTATGTGCCTAAACTGATGGTTCTTCTCATGCATGCTATTGGTAAAGAAGCCCTCCAGAGTGAGGGCCTGTCTGTCCTGTATTTTTTCATTGTGCAGCTGGTGAAAGTATCACCAGCTAGCACTAAGCATGTAATTTCTCAAGTTTTTGCTGCTCTTATTCCCTTTTtagagagaaatgaagaaaatccCATACATCTAGATAAAGTGGTTAAAATTTTGGAAGAACTTGTGCTGAATAACAGGGTCATTCTAAAGCAGAATGTACGCGAGTTCCCTCCGTTGCCCGGTATTCCATCTCTAATTGAAGTGAACAAAGCTATACAAGAAGCCCGAGGGTCAATGACATTGAAGGATCGATTGCGTGATGTTGTTGATGGTTTGAATCATGAGAGCTTAAATGTCAGATATATGGTTGTGTGTGAGTTGAGCAAGTTGCTGAGCCTGAAACAAGAAGAGGTAACAGCTCTGATAACTGCTGAAAGTGGTACAGATATGGATATTTTGAGTTCTTTAATCACATCCTTGCTAAGAGGATGTGCAGAAGAATCAAGGACTGCAGTTGGACAGCGGCTGAAGTTGGTATGTGCTGATTGCCTTGGGGCCCTGGGTGCCGTTGACCCTGCTAAAGTGCAGGGCTTTTCATGTCAACGTTTTAAAATTGAATGCTCTGATGATGACCTTATCTATGAGTTAATCCACAAGCACCTTGCAAGGGCTTTTAGAGCTGCACCTGACACTATAATTCAAGACTCAGCTGCATTGGCTATACAGGAACTGCTAAAGATTGCAGGCTGTGAGGCCTCATTAGATGAGAATGCTGCTGCATCTACGTCAGGGACTCCAAAAGACAAAGAGCCTTTGAATGTTGATGCATCTGGGATTATGGGTATTGATGGTAGCAGTAAGATGAATAGAAGGGGTCAGATATTATGGGACCGCTTCTCCAATTATGTTAAAGAGATAATTGCCCCTTGCTTAACCTCTAGATTTCAACTTCCAAATGTTGCTGATTCTTCATTTGCTGGCCCAATTTACAGGCCATCTATGTCATTCAGAAGATGGATATTCTACTGGATAAGAAAGCTGACTGCACATGCCACTGGTTCTCGTGGCAGCATTTTCAATGCATGTCGAGGTATAGTTCGTCATGATATGCAAACAGCAATATATTTGCTTCCGTATTTAGTCCTTAATGCTGTCTGTCACGGCACAGAGGAGGCACGCCATGGCATAACAGAAGAAATCCTTTGTGTTCTTGATATTGCAGCATCTGATAACAGTGGGGATGCTGTTCATGGAGTTAATGGTGGGAAAAATGAAGTATGCATTCAAGCTGTGTTCACTCTCCTTGATAATCTTGGTCAATGGGTGGATGATATTAAACAAGAATTAGCTCTTTCCCAGTCTTTTCAATCAGTGGCATCTAAGCAACAAGCATCCAAGACAAAggataaaattcataactctttgaaaaatcaagatcATCTCCTCGTACAGTGTACATATGTTTCAAAACTGTTGTCTGCAATTCCTAGGGTGTCTCTTGCCAGGGCCTCCTTCAGGTGTCAGGCTTATGCAAGGTCTTTAATGTACTATGAGTCATACGTGAGGGGAAAGTCAGGTTCTTTTAACCCTGCATCTGAGAGAAGTGGCATCTTTGATGATGACGATGTTTCATATCTAATGGAAATATACAGCTCTCTAGATGAGCCTGATGGTCTTTCTGGCTTTGCATGTTTACGGAAATCTATGAGATTACAATTACAGGACCAGctcttaattaataaaaaggcTGGAAACTGGGCAGAGGCTTTAACTTCTTGTGAACAAGCTTTGCAGATGGAACCAACATCAGTTCAAAGGCACTCCGATGTCCTTAACTGTTTATTAAACATGTGTCACCTTCAAGCCATGGTTACTCATGTGGATGGCTTAATTTCTAGGATTCCCCAGTACAAGAAAACATGGTGCATGCAAGGTGTACAGGCAGCATGGAGGCTGGGGAGGTGGGATTTGATGGATGAGTATCTTAGTGGGGCTGATGAAGAAGGTCTACTTTGTAGCAGTTCTGAAAGTAATGCCTCATTTGATATGGATGTTGCAAAGATTCTCCAGGCACTGATGAAGAAGGATCAGTTCTCAGTGGATGAAAGAATTGCCCTCTCGAAGCAAGCGCTCATTGCTCCTCTTGCTGCTGCAGGCATGGATTCTTATGTACGTGCTTACCCATTTGTTGTAAAACTTCACCTGCTACGAGAGCTTGAGGACTTTCACACTCTTCTTGCTGATGACTCTTTCTTGGAGAAATCATTTCAATTGGGTGATCATGGATTCTCCCAAGTGATGGAGAATTGGGAAAACCGTCTCAGGTTTACACAGCCATCAATCTGGGCAAGAGAGCCACTTTTGGCCTTCCGCAGACTGGTTTTTGCTTCCAGTGCTCTTGGCGCTCAAGTTGGGAACTGCTGGCTTCAATATGCAAAGCTCTGTCGCATGGCCGGTCATTATGAGACAGCAAACCAGGCGATTCTAGAAGCCCAATCTACAGATGCACCTAATGTTCACATGGAGAAGGCTAAACTTCTGTGGAGCACCCGGCGATCTGATGGTGCCATTGCACAGTTGCAACAGTCTCTCCTGAACATGCCTGTAGAGATTGTAGGCTCCTctgcaatttcatcaattacTAGTCTTTCACTGGTTCCACTGAACCTTCCGCCTTTAGTTTGTGATACTCAATCTTTGAATGAGAATCGAGATATTGCAAAGACCCTTCTTCTCTATTCTAGGTGGATCCATTACACTGGGCAGAAGCAGAAAGAAGATGTGCTGAGTCTTTATTCGAGGGTGAGGGAACTGCAGCCCAAGTGGGAGAAAGGATATTTCTACATGGCTAAGTATTGTGAGGAAGTTCTTGCCGATGCCAGGAAACGTCAGGAAGAAAACATTGAACTTGGTCCAGGGAAAATGCCGACAAGTAGTGATATTGTTGGTTCTTCAAATTTAAAGACTGAGAAGCTTTGGTGGTCATATGTGCCTGATGTACTGTTATTCTATGCAAAGGGGCTTCATAGGGGCCACAAGAATCTCTTTCAAGCACTTCCAAGGTTGTTAACCTTATGGTTTGACTTCGGCAGTATGTATCTAACAAGTGGCACATCATCCGATAAAGATTTGAAAAGTGTCCATATGAAG GTAATGAGTATAATGCGAGGATGTTTGAAGGATTTGCCAACATACCAGTGGTTAACAGTACTGCCACAGTTGGTTTCCAGAATTTGCCACCAGAATGAGGAAGTTGTTCGATTGGTCAAAAACATCATTACATCAGTTCTCCGGAAATACCCACAACAAGCTCTGTGGATTATGGCAGCAGTTTCAAAATCCACTGTTCCTTCAAGGCGGGAGGCAGCTGCAGAAATCCTACATGCTGCACGAAAAGAGTTCAGCCAAGGAAATACTGGCAGCAATCTGTTTGTGCAGTTTGCAAGTCTGATTGATCACTTAATTAAGTTATGCTTCCATGCTGGTCAGCCAAGGGCAAAAACAATTAATATCTCAACTGAATTTAGTGCCTTAAAGAGGATGATGCCACTGGGAATTATCATGCCAATTCAGCAATCTCTAACTGTTAGCCTACCGACATACGATGGGAAGCTCACTGACTCACTTAGATCTGATATCTTTTCTGCGACTGATCTTCCTACAATATCAGGAATCAGTGATGAGGCCGAGATTCTTTCATCCCTTCAACGACCTAAAAAA ATTGTTTTAATGGGCAGTGACGGCATTGAACGTCCATTCCTCTGCAAACCCAAGGATGACCTTAGGAAAGATGCCCGCATGATGGAGTTCACTGCAATGATAAACCGTTTGTTGTCTAAATACCCAGAAAGCCGTCGAAGGAAACTCTACATTCGCACTTTTGCAGTAATTCCTTTGACAGAGGACTGTGGCATGGTAGAATGGGTGTCCCACACTCGTGGACTTCGGCATATACTTCaagacatatatataaactgTGGAAAATTTGATAGGCAAAAGACAAATCCTCAGATCAAACGAATTTATGATCAATGCCATGGTAAAATACCAGAAGATGAGATGTTGAAGGACAAAATTCTTCCAATGTTCCCTCCAGTGTTTCATAAATGGTTCTTAACCACTTTTTCTGAGCCAGCTGCTTGGTTTAGGGCTCGGATTGCTTATGCACACACTACTGCAGTTTGGTCCATGGTTGGGCATATTGTGGGGTTGGGTGATCGACATGGTGAAAACATTCTTTTTGATTCTACAACAGGTGACTGTGTTCATGTTGATTTCAGTTGCTTATTTGATAAAGGCTTGCAGTTAGAGAAGCCTGAGCTGGTGCCTTTCAGGTTGACTCAG AATATGATTGATGGCTTGGGCATCACTGGTTATGAGGGAATCTTTTTGAGGGTCTGTGAAATCACACTTTCAGTACTGAGGATGCATAAGGAGACTCTGATGAGTGTTCTTGAAACTTTCATCCATGATCCTCTTGTGGAATGGACAAAATCTCACAAGTTAAGTGGAGTAGAAGTTCAGAATCCACATGCTCAG CGAGCAATCAGTAACATTGAGGCAAGGTTGCAAGGAGTAGTTGTTGGTGTTGGGGCAGCGCCATCTTTGCCTCTGGCCGTAGAAGGTCAGGCTCGTCGATTAATAGCTGAAGCAGTCTCCCACAAAAATCTTGGAAGGATGTATATCTGGTGGATGCCTTGGTTCTGA